The genomic region GGTCCCGCGACCATCATCCGCCGCATCATCATGCCGCAGATCATGCCGGGCGTGCTGTCGGGCGCCATCATTGTATTCTCGCTCTCGGCCAGCGCCTTTGCGACGCCTGCGATCATCGGCGGCCGCCGGCTCAAGGTCGCCGCGACGCTGGCCTATGACGAGTTCCTCAACACCCTGAACTGGCCGCTGGGAGCTGCCGTCGCGACGCTGCTGCTGGTCGCGCTGGTGCTGATCGTCGTCGGCAGCAATGCGCTGATCGAGCGGCGCTATGCCGAGGTGTTCCGATGAGCCGGAACGGCCCGCTCGCACTGATCTTCCACACCATCTTCGTCAGCGTCATGGTGGCGCCGATCCTCGTGGTCTGCCTCGTCGCCTTCACGCCCGAAGGCTTTCTGTCGCTGCCGACCAACGGCTTTTCGCTGCGCTGGTTCAAGACCATCGCGAACTATCCCGAATTCATCCACGCGTTCTGGGTCAGCCTCGGCCTTGGCGCGCTGTCCTCTCTCGTGGCGCTCCTGTTCGCGGTGCCGGCCGCGCTCGCGATCGCGCGCTATCGCTTCCGCGGCCGTGATGCGCTGGCGGCGCTGTTCCTGTCGCCGCTCATGATCCCGCATGTCGTGCTCGGCATCGCCTTCCTGCGCTTCTTCACCTCGGCAGGGCTCGGCGGCAGCTTTGCCGCGCTGATCATCGCGCATGTCATCATCGTGTTTCCCTTCGCGCTGCGGCTGACGCTGGCGGCGGCGACCGGCATGGACCGCACGGTCGAGATGGCGGCGGTCTCGCTCGGCGCCGGCGGCTGGACGCTGTTCCGCCGCGTGACCTTGCCGCTGATCCTGCCCGGCGTCATCAGCGGCTGGGCGCTCGCCTTCATCCAGTCCTTCGACGATCTCACCATGACCGTCTTCCTTGCGGCACCAGGTACCGAGACGCTTCCGGTCCGCATGTTCCTCTACATCCAGGACAACATCGATCCGCTGGTGACGTCGGTTTCGGCCTGCGTGATCGCTGTGACCATGACCGCCCTCATTCTGCTCGACCGCTTCTACGGGCTCGACCGCGTGCTCGCTGGCAAGGGCGATACGGGACGATAGGAGAACTCATGTCAGGAGAATACGACGTCGCCGTCGTCGGCGGCGGACTGCTCGGCTCCGCCATTGCCTGGGGCCTCGGCCGCCTCGGCAAGAAGGTCGCCGTGCTCGACGAGGGCGACATCACCAAGCGCGCCTCGCGCGCGAATTTCGCGCTGGTATGGGTGCAGAGCAAGGGGCTCGGCATGCCCGCCTATACGGTGTGGACCGTGCAGGCCTCGCAGGCATGGGGCCGGCTTGCTTCCGAGCTGAAGCAGCAGACCGGCCTCGACGTCGCCCTGCAGCAGAATGGCGGCTTTCACCTCACCCTCGGCGAGGAGGAATTCGGCCAGCGCACCGAACTCGTCAAGCGCATGCACAACCAGGTCGGCGCGGCCGACTACAAGATGGAGATGCTGCGGCCGTCCGAGATCAAGAAGGCGCTACCGCTGATCGGCCCCGAGGTGTCCGGCGGCAGCTATTGTCCGCTCGACGGGCATGTCAATTCGCTGCGCACGTTCCGCGCCTTCCACACCGGCTTCATTGCGTTCGGCATCGACTATTTTCCGGAGCGGCCGGTCTCGGCGATCAGCAAGAGCGGCGGCGAATTTCGCCTGACCACGCCGAAGGGCGAGCTGCGTGCCGCCAAGATCCTGCTCGCCGCCGGCAATGCCAACCAGACGCTGGCGCCGATGGTCGGCCTCCTTGCGCCGATGGGCCCGACTCGCGGCCAAGTCGTCGTGACCGAGCGCACCATGCCGTTCCTGCCGCATCCGCTGACCACGATCCGCCAGACCGACGAGGGCACGGTGATGATCGGCGACAGCAAGGAGGACGAGCTGGACGATCGCACATTTAAGCCGTCGATCAGCGGCGTCATGGCCGATCGTGCGCAGCGGATGTTTCCGCATCTGGCGCGGCTCAACGTGGTCAGGAGCTGGTCCGGAATCCGCGTCATGCCGCAGGACGGCTTTCCGATCTACGATCAGTCGGAGACGCATCCCGGCGCCTTCGTGGCCTGCTGCCATTCCGGCGTCACGCTGGCTTCCAACCACGCCTTCGAGATCGCGCGCATGGTGGCGCAGGGCGCGCTCGAGCCGGAGCTGGTCGGTGCGTTCTCCGCCAGCCGTTTTGGTGGCGCAGGTGCTGCTAACAGCAGCGGTTATTGAAGATTTTGAGAAGGAGCCAAGAGGCATCCCCATGTTCAAGCGATCCGAACAGGACAAGCGGCCACAGGTGCAGATCTTCGTCGACGGCGTCGCCGTCGCGGCGCGCCAGGGCGACACCGTCTCCGCCGCGCTGCTGGCCTCCGGCGTTGACGCACGGCGTTCCACCGCAGTCAGCGGCGCGCCGCGTCTGCCTTATTGCATGATGGGCGTCTGCTTCGACTGCCTCGTCACCATCGATGGCGTCGGCAACCGGCAGGGCTGCCTCGTGTCCGTCGCCGAGGGCATGCAGGTTGAAATCCAGAAGGGCAAGCGGGAGATCGGGAAATGACTGTAGCTCCCAAGCGCGAAGACTACGACGTCGTGGTGATCGGCGCCGGGCCGGCGGGTCTTGCTGCCGCGGCGACCTCCGCCGAAGCCGGCCTGTCGACACTGCTGCTCGACGAGAATATCGGCCCCGGCGGCCAGGTGTTCCGCGCCATCGCATCGACGCCGGTCACCGAGCGCAATCAGCTCGGCGCCGATTATTGGGCCGGGGCCGATCTCGTCCAGTCGCTGCGCGCAAGCAACGCGGAGGTGATCCAGCGTGCCACGGTCTGGAGCCTCGACCGCAATCTCGACATCGCCGTCTCGGTCGGCGGCGCGTCCGCTTTCGTCAAGGCAAAGCGCGTGATTCTCGCGACCGGCGCGCTGGAGCGGCCATTCCCGATTCCCGGCTGGACGCTGCCGGGCGTGATGACCGCGGGCGCCGGGCAGACCATGTTGAAGTCCTCGGCCCTGGTGCCCGACGGACGCACGGTGATCGCAGGGCAAGGGCCGCTGCTCTGGCTGCTCGCCGCCCAGATTTTGCGGCTTGGCGGCCGCATCGATCGCATTCTCGACACCACCGAACGCGGCAATTATTTCGCTGCGCTGCCGCACGCTTTCGCCTTCCTGACCTCGCCCTACTTCGCCAAGGGCCTGTCGATGATGCGCGAGGTGAAGGCGAAGGTGCAGGTCGTCTCTGGCGTCACCGAGCTCTCGGCGGCCGGTGACGGCCAGCTCGCCATTGTGAGCTACGTCGCGGGCACCAAGCGCGAGACCATTCCTGCCGATCTGTTGCTGCTGCATCAGGGCGTCGTGCCCAACGTCAATCTGGCGATGTCCGCCGGCATCGAGCATCGCTGGGATGACCTGCAATTGTGCTGGTCGCCCGTGCTGGACGTGAGCGGCAATTCGTCAGTTGCCGGCATCGCCATCGCCGGTGACGGTGCAGGCATCGGCGGTGCCAATGCCGCCGTTGTGCGCGGTCGCATTGCCGCGCGCGCCGCGGTCGAAGCACTGGCGCCCGCTTCTGCCGCAAAACTTCCCGCAATGGCGACGCTCCGTTCCGATCTCGCCAAGGCTGAGCGCGGTCGTGTCTTCCTGGACACGCTGTTCCGCCCCGCGCCGCATTTCCGCATTCCCTCGGGCGACACCATCGTCTGCCGCTGCGAGGAAGTGACGGCCAAGGACGTTCTGGATTCCGTCGCGATCGGCGCGACCGGGCCGAACCAGCTCAAGGCCTATCGTCGCACCGGCATGGGCCCGTGCCAGGGCCGGCTCTGCGGCCTTACCGTCACCGAGCTGATGGCGCAGGCGCGCGGGAAGACGCCGCAGGAGATCGGCTATTACCGGCTGCGCGCGCCGGTGAAGCCGATCACGCTGGCCGAGCTTGCCGCCGTTCCGAAGAGCGAGGCCGACGTCAAGGCCGTGGTGCGCGGATGAGCACAAACGTGGATGCGATCGTCATCGGCGGCGGCATCCACGGATGCTCGACCACGCTGCATCTGTGTCTCGCCGGCCTGAAGCCGGTGCTGATCGAGAAGGACTATGCCGGCCGCCACGCCTCGGGCGTCAATGCCGGCGGCGTGCGCCAGCTCGCCCGGCACATCCCCGAGATCCCGCTCTCGATCCGCTCGATGGGCATCTGGGAGAAGATCACCGATCTCCTCGACGACGATTGCAGCTTCGAGAGCTACGGTCAGGTGCTGGTTGCCGAGAACGAGGACGAGCTCGCCGCCTGCCGCGCGCGCGTCGCCGAGCTCAACGCGCTGGGCTTCACCCACGAAGAACTGATCGACGCCGCCGAACTGCGGCGCCTGGTGCCCGCGGTGGCCGAGACCTGTCCCGGTGGCGTTGTCTCGCGCCGTGATGGCGCGGCCAATCCGGCGCAGACGACGACGGCGTTCCGCCGCAAGGCCGAGCAGCTCGGTGCCATCGTGCGCGAAGGCGTGGCCGCCGGCAACATCCGGCACCGCGACGGCCTCTGGCACGTCGATGTCGGCTCGCAAAGCTTTGCCGCGCCGGTGCTGGTCAACGCCGCCGGCGCCTGGGCCGGCAAGATCGCGGCTGATCTCGGCGAACCGGTGCCGGTCGAGACCGTGGCGCCGATGCTGATGATCACCTCGCGCGTGCCCCACTTCATCGACCCCGTCGTGATCCTGCGCGGGCGAAAGCTGTCGTTCAAGCAGTTCAAGAACGGCACCGTGCTGATCGGCGGCGGTCATCTGGCGACGCCCTACCAGGACCGCAACGAGACGGTGCTGGACTGGAAGAGCCTTGCGACCAGCGCGCAGACCGTGTTCGAGCTGTTTCCGGTGATGCGCAGCGCGACCATCGTTCGCGCCTGGGCCGGCATCGAGGCCAAGATGAAGGACGACATCCCCGTGTTCGGGCCGAGCTCCCGTCACAAGGGCCTCTATCACCAGTTCGGCTTCTCGTTGCACGGCTTCCAGCTCGGCCCCGGCGCCGGCGCCGTGATGGCCGAGCTGATCGTCAACGGCGGCACCCAGACCCGCATTGGCGATCTCGGCATCGACCGCTTCCACCCTTCCACGCTCTAAAAGAAGAGGACATCATGAGCATTACCCGCAGCATCCGCACGCCCATCATGCACCGCGCCGTCGAAGCCAACGGCTTCGTCTTTCTCGGCGGCACCATCGCCGACGACACCTCGGTCTCGATGGGGGACCAGACCCGCAACATCCTCGGCAAGATCGCCGGCTATCTGAAGGAGGCGGGAACCGACAAGTCGCGCGTTGTCAGCGCTTCGATCTTCGTCACCGATCTCTCGAAGAAGAAGGAGATGGACGCGGCCTGGACCGAATTCTTCGGCGACAACCTGCCGACCCGCGCCACCGTCGGCGTCGCCGATCTCGGCGGTGGCGCGCTGATCGAGGTGGTGGTGACCGCGCTGAAAGGCTGATCGCGATCGGCGGGACCAAGATCGGGCGATCGCCCGATCTTACCAACGCATTTCATGAGAGGGAATTTGACCCGCCGCCAGATCGCATGCGGCAATGATTACCAAAAGCCCGACGCCCTGCCCCCAGCGCGTCGGGCGGAAAGAATGAGTATCAATCCGTGATCCCAACGCCATTGTTGTGACGCGGGCTGCATCAATTTGCTACTCCGGGAAACTACCGCATCGGAACTAGGCGTCGTCTGCTCACCGACTGCGCGGCCTAAGACGCCGCGCCTCCACCCGGCTCCAGCGCCTCGCCGATCTCCAGCGGATGCGCCATGGTCTCGTGCAGTGCGTCGCGGTCGAGCTCGCCTTCGGAGATGCTGATGACGACGCAGGCGACGCCATTGCCGATCAGGTTGGTGAGCGCGCGGCATTCGCTCATGAACTTGTCGATGCCGACCAGGATCGCGATCGACTGGATCGGGATATCAGGCACGATCGACAGCGTCGCGGCGAGCGTGATGAAGCCGGCGCCGGTCACGCCCGAGGCCCCCTTCGAGGTGATCATGGCGATGCCCAAAATGCCGAGTTCCTGCCAGATGGTCAGATGGGTGTTGGTCGCCTGCGCCAGGAACAGCGTCGCCAGCGTCATGTAGATGTTTGTGCCGTCGAGGTTGAAGCTGTAGCCGGTGGGAATGACGAGGCCCACCACCGAGCGTGAGGCGCCGAGATGCTCCATCTTCTGGATCATCTGCGGCAGCACGGTCTCGGAGGACGAGGTGCCGAGCACGATCAACAGCTCGTCCTTGATGTAGGCGATGAAGCGCAGGATCGAGAAGCCGGCGAGCCGGGCGATCGAACCCAGCACGATCAGCACGAACAGGATGCTGGTCAGATAGAACGTGCCGATCAGGGCGGCGAGATTGAGCAGCGAGCCGAGGCCGTAGGCGCCGACGGTGAACGCCATCGCACCGAAGGCGCCGATCGGCGCGACGCGCACGATGATGCGGATGATGCCGAAGAACATCTTCGCCGCCTTGTCGATCGCGTCCGCAATGGGCTCGCCGGCCTTGCCGAGGAAGGCGATGGCGAAGCCGGACAGGATCGAGATCAGCAGCACCTGCAAGAGGTCGCCGCGCGCAATCGCACCCAGATAGCTGTCGGGAATGATCGCCATCAGATGGGCGACGATGCCCTCTTCCTTGGCCTTGGTGACGTAGGTCGCCACCGAATTCGGGTCGATCGTGGCCGGATCGATATTGAAGCCGTGCCCGGGCTGGAGGATCTCGCCGACCAGAAGGCCGACCGCGAGCGCCACGGTCGAGACCGTCTCGAAATAGATCAGCGACTTCAGCCCGACCCGGCCGACCCGCTTGAGATCGCCCATCGAGGAGATGCCGTGCACCACGGTGCAGAAGATCACGGGCGCGATCATCATCTTGATCAGTGCGATGAAGCCGTCGCCGAGCGGCTTCAAGGCCTTGCCGAGATCGGGATAGACATAGCCGATGAGCACGCCGAGTGCGATCGCGATCAGCACCTGGACGTAGAGGATCTTGTACCAGGGCTGGTGCCGGCGCTGGATGGCTGACGGAATCGCGATCTGTGTCATAATGCAGGCTCGGGAACGGATTGATCGTGCATGATTTGCATCATGTGATGGGCGCCGCAGAAGCGACAATCACATTTTTGTCTGTTGGCACGCCATCGATCGCTGCACCGGAACCGGGGGAAACATGACGATCGCGACAGGCTCGGACGAGCAGAGCTATTTTCCACGTTGGAAGCTCAAGACCTCGGGCGTGATCATGCCGGAGGAGCGGCTGTCCTGGGGCCAGACCATCGTCTCGGGTCTTCAACATTGCGTCGCGATGTCCGGCGCGACGATCATCGCTCCGCTGCTGATGGGGTTCGATCCCAACGTTGCAGTTCTGTTCTCCGGCGTCGGCACACTGATCTTCTTCGTCGTCGTTGCCGGGCGCGTGCCGAGCTATCTCGGCTCGAGCTTCGCCTTCATCGCCGTCGTCATCGCCGCCACCGGCTATGCCGGGCAGGGGCCGAATCCGAACCTGTCGGTTGCCCTCGGTGGCATCGTCGGCGCCGGGGTGCTGTATGGCCTGATTTCGCTGGTCGTGATGTGGTCCGGCGTCGGCTGGATCGAGCGGCTGCTGCCGCCGGCCGTCACCGGCGCTGTCGTCGCCGCGATCGGCCTCAATCTCGCGCCGGTGGCGGTCAAGGCGGTGAGTGCCAATGCGTTCGACACGGGAATCGGGCTCGCCATCGTCTTGATCATCGGCGTGTTGGCCGTTGCAGCCCCGGGCCTGTGGCGCCGACTGCCGATCATCCTCGGCGCGGTCGGCGGATATCTGCTGTACCTGCTGTTCGCGAACGGCCTCGGCTTCGGCAAGCCGATCGACTTCACGCAGCTGTCGGCCGCGCCGTGGTTTGGGCTGCCGAACTTCACGGCGCCGAGCTTCCATGCCGATGCGATCTTCCTCATCGCGCCGGTTGCGGTCATTCTCGTTGCCGAGAACCTCGGGCACATCAAGGCCGTCGGCGCCATGACGGGCCGAAACCTCGATGCCTATCTCGGTCGTGCCCTGTTCGCGGACAGTCTCGCGACCATCGTAGCGGCGTGCGGCGGCGGCACCGGCGTCACCACCTATGCCGAGAACATCGGCGTGATGGCCGCGACCAGGGTCTATTCGACCCTGCTGTTTGCGTTCGCGGCCTTGGTGTCGATCCTGCTCGGCTTCTCGCCGAAATTCGGCGCACTCATCTTGTCCATCCCGGGTCCCGTCATCGGGGGGCTTTCGATCGTGTTGTTCGGGCTGATCGCGGCGATGGCCGGACGAATCTGGGTCGAGAACAAGGTCGACTTTGCCAATCCTGCGAACCTCATCACGGTCGCGGTAGCGCTGACGGCAGGTGCCGGCGATCTCACGCTCAAATTCGGCGCGTTCACGATCGGCGGCATCGGCACCGCGACTTTTGGCGCGATCATCCTCTATCAGATCCTGACCTCGCCGCTCGCGCAGCGAGCCGACTAAAGCGCGATGGCATTAGGTTCGATAGCCTGAATTTTTGAGGTAGTTGGCGCATTCCTCTGAGGTAAAGGCATCGAGTGCGTGGCCGATTGCAGCGCAGAGGGAGTCAACGGTTCGCGCGGCAGCTTTGCGGACCAAGTGCTTAAGCTTGGCAAAGACTTGTTCGATGGGGTTCAGGTCTGGCGAGTATTTTGGCAGGAAGAAGAGTTTGGCGCCGACCGAACGGATGAGCTGGCGAACCGCTTTGCTCCTGTGGCTACCGAGATTATCCAAGACGACGATGTCACCGGGCTGAAGGGTCGGCAGGAGGACCTTCTCGACATAGGTGCGGAAGCTCACGCCATCGATCGGCCCCTCGATGAACCATGGCGCATCGATCCGGTCATGGCGCAGGGCCGCCAGGAAGGTCATGGTCTTCCAGCGGCCGTGGGGAACCTTGGCGTGAAGTCTGTGCCCGCGCGGCGCCCATCCTCGCAAGGGGGCCATATCGGTCCGGGTCCAGGTCTCGTCGATGAAGACCAGCCGTTCAGC from Bradyrhizobium sp. CB1015 harbors:
- a CDS encoding ABC transporter permease; this encodes MSRNGPLALIFHTIFVSVMVAPILVVCLVAFTPEGFLSLPTNGFSLRWFKTIANYPEFIHAFWVSLGLGALSSLVALLFAVPAALAIARYRFRGRDALAALFLSPLMIPHVVLGIAFLRFFTSAGLGGSFAALIIAHVIIVFPFALRLTLAAATGMDRTVEMAAVSLGAGGWTLFRRVTLPLILPGVISGWALAFIQSFDDLTMTVFLAAPGTETLPVRMFLYIQDNIDPLVTSVSACVIAVTMTALILLDRFYGLDRVLAGKGDTGR
- a CDS encoding FAD-binding oxidoreductase produces the protein MSGEYDVAVVGGGLLGSAIAWGLGRLGKKVAVLDEGDITKRASRANFALVWVQSKGLGMPAYTVWTVQASQAWGRLASELKQQTGLDVALQQNGGFHLTLGEEEFGQRTELVKRMHNQVGAADYKMEMLRPSEIKKALPLIGPEVSGGSYCPLDGHVNSLRTFRAFHTGFIAFGIDYFPERPVSAISKSGGEFRLTTPKGELRAAKILLAAGNANQTLAPMVGLLAPMGPTRGQVVVTERTMPFLPHPLTTIRQTDEGTVMIGDSKEDELDDRTFKPSISGVMADRAQRMFPHLARLNVVRSWSGIRVMPQDGFPIYDQSETHPGAFVACCHSGVTLASNHAFEIARMVAQGALEPELVGAFSASRFGGAGAANSSGY
- a CDS encoding (2Fe-2S)-binding protein produces the protein MFKRSEQDKRPQVQIFVDGVAVAARQGDTVSAALLASGVDARRSTAVSGAPRLPYCMMGVCFDCLVTIDGVGNRQGCLVSVAEGMQVEIQKGKREIGK
- a CDS encoding NAD(P)/FAD-dependent oxidoreductase, with the protein product MTVAPKREDYDVVVIGAGPAGLAAAATSAEAGLSTLLLDENIGPGGQVFRAIASTPVTERNQLGADYWAGADLVQSLRASNAEVIQRATVWSLDRNLDIAVSVGGASAFVKAKRVILATGALERPFPIPGWTLPGVMTAGAGQTMLKSSALVPDGRTVIAGQGPLLWLLAAQILRLGGRIDRILDTTERGNYFAALPHAFAFLTSPYFAKGLSMMREVKAKVQVVSGVTELSAAGDGQLAIVSYVAGTKRETIPADLLLLHQGVVPNVNLAMSAGIEHRWDDLQLCWSPVLDVSGNSSVAGIAIAGDGAGIGGANAAVVRGRIAARAAVEALAPASAAKLPAMATLRSDLAKAERGRVFLDTLFRPAPHFRIPSGDTIVCRCEEVTAKDVLDSVAIGATGPNQLKAYRRTGMGPCQGRLCGLTVTELMAQARGKTPQEIGYYRLRAPVKPITLAELAAVPKSEADVKAVVRG
- a CDS encoding FAD-binding oxidoreductase, producing the protein MSTNVDAIVIGGGIHGCSTTLHLCLAGLKPVLIEKDYAGRHASGVNAGGVRQLARHIPEIPLSIRSMGIWEKITDLLDDDCSFESYGQVLVAENEDELAACRARVAELNALGFTHEELIDAAELRRLVPAVAETCPGGVVSRRDGAANPAQTTTAFRRKAEQLGAIVREGVAAGNIRHRDGLWHVDVGSQSFAAPVLVNAAGAWAGKIAADLGEPVPVETVAPMLMITSRVPHFIDPVVILRGRKLSFKQFKNGTVLIGGGHLATPYQDRNETVLDWKSLATSAQTVFELFPVMRSATIVRAWAGIEAKMKDDIPVFGPSSRHKGLYHQFGFSLHGFQLGPGAGAVMAELIVNGGTQTRIGDLGIDRFHPSTL
- a CDS encoding RidA family protein produces the protein MSITRSIRTPIMHRAVEANGFVFLGGTIADDTSVSMGDQTRNILGKIAGYLKEAGTDKSRVVSASIFVTDLSKKKEMDAAWTEFFGDNLPTRATVGVADLGGGALIEVVVTALKG
- a CDS encoding dicarboxylate/amino acid:cation symporter, with product MTQIAIPSAIQRRHQPWYKILYVQVLIAIALGVLIGYVYPDLGKALKPLGDGFIALIKMMIAPVIFCTVVHGISSMGDLKRVGRVGLKSLIYFETVSTVALAVGLLVGEILQPGHGFNIDPATIDPNSVATYVTKAKEEGIVAHLMAIIPDSYLGAIARGDLLQVLLISILSGFAIAFLGKAGEPIADAIDKAAKMFFGIIRIIVRVAPIGAFGAMAFTVGAYGLGSLLNLAALIGTFYLTSILFVLIVLGSIARLAGFSILRFIAYIKDELLIVLGTSSSETVLPQMIQKMEHLGASRSVVGLVIPTGYSFNLDGTNIYMTLATLFLAQATNTHLTIWQELGILGIAMITSKGASGVTGAGFITLAATLSIVPDIPIQSIAILVGIDKFMSECRALTNLIGNGVACVVISISEGELDRDALHETMAHPLEIGEALEPGGGAAS
- a CDS encoding uracil-xanthine permease family protein; the protein is MTIATGSDEQSYFPRWKLKTSGVIMPEERLSWGQTIVSGLQHCVAMSGATIIAPLLMGFDPNVAVLFSGVGTLIFFVVVAGRVPSYLGSSFAFIAVVIAATGYAGQGPNPNLSVALGGIVGAGVLYGLISLVVMWSGVGWIERLLPPAVTGAVVAAIGLNLAPVAVKAVSANAFDTGIGLAIVLIIGVLAVAAPGLWRRLPIILGAVGGYLLYLLFANGLGFGKPIDFTQLSAAPWFGLPNFTAPSFHADAIFLIAPVAVILVAENLGHIKAVGAMTGRNLDAYLGRALFADSLATIVAACGGGTGVTTYAENIGVMAATRVYSTLLFAFAALVSILLGFSPKFGALILSIPGPVIGGLSIVLFGLIAAMAGRIWVENKVDFANPANLITVAVALTAGAGDLTLKFGAFTIGGIGTATFGAIILYQILTSPLAQRAD
- a CDS encoding IS630 family transposase (programmed frameshift) encodes the protein MGKPYSLDLRKRVVAAIEGGMSRNQAAKQFGVAISTAIGWMKRVDETGSVEPSQIGGYKPKAISGEHAVWLSQRIKDGDFTIRGLVAELAGRGLKVDYHSVWDFVHAEKLSFKKSVAAGERDRPDVARRRAQWAKYQSRVEAERLVFIDETWTRTDMAPLRGWAPRGHRLHAKVPHGRWKTMTFLAALRHDRIDAPWFIEGPIDGVSFRTYVEKVLLPTLQPGDIVVLDNLGSHRSKAVRQLIRSVGAKLFFLPKYSPDLNPIEQVFAKLKHLVRKAAARTVDSLCAAIGHALDAFTSEECANYLKNSGYRT